In a genomic window of Infirmifilum sp. NZ:
- a CDS encoding metal ABC transporter permease, producing MYLDPRWLILIASTSIAFSSLSPIVTVRRLNFFASALPHASLLSIALGYMLSAITGFDPTTLAIVISVPLSFLQMYLVQRGVDENIATSVFVAFTTSASVAAMYYILTKFPAQVSLWSYILGDPLLSTWSDVAYALVVSAAVAALSIILYRKEVLIGVDRDYAMLIGLNVKLHDYAVVTLLTVASVGLLRVVGFVLEHVVLLLPSAIALSTARNSRDMLWISIVVSVLSGIIGLIAALALDIAPSAMFGLMLFAVYLVMLARGGKR from the coding sequence ATGTACTTGGACCCGCGCTGGCTCATCCTCATAGCCTCAACGTCGATCGCTTTCAGCTCACTTAGCCCGATCGTAACGGTAAGAAGGCTGAACTTCTTTGCTTCAGCCCTTCCGCACGCTTCTCTCCTTTCAATAGCCTTAGGGTACATGCTTTCGGCGATCACGGGGTTTGACCCGACAACCCTCGCTATAGTGATCAGCGTGCCGCTATCGTTTCTGCAGATGTATCTGGTTCAGAGGGGCGTAGACGAGAACATAGCCACGTCGGTCTTCGTGGCCTTCACAACTTCGGCGAGCGTCGCCGCGATGTACTACATTTTGACTAAGTTTCCCGCACAGGTCAGCCTTTGGTCATACATCCTGGGCGACCCCCTGCTCTCGACTTGGAGTGATGTAGCTTATGCACTCGTGGTCTCGGCCGCTGTAGCGGCTCTCAGCATTATACTCTACAGGAAGGAGGTCCTGATAGGAGTTGACAGGGACTACGCGATGCTTATAGGCTTGAACGTTAAGCTACACGACTACGCGGTTGTAACACTGCTCACTGTCGCAAGCGTGGGGCTTCTAAGAGTGGTAGGCTTCGTGCTGGAGCACGTGGTCCTGCTACTACCCTCAGCCATCGCACTTTCAACAGCCCGAAACTCAAGGGACATGTTGTGGATAAGCATAGTGGTCTCCGTGCTTTCCGGGATCATCGGCCTTATCGCCGCTCTAGCGCTCGATATAGCCCCGTCCGCCATGTTTGGTCTTATGCTCTTCGCAGTCTACCTAGTCATGCTCGCGCGAGGTGGGAAGAGGTGA
- a CDS encoding CopG family ribbon-helix-helix protein has product MKRCKVRFGISLESDLASDVERLASVMGTNRSHIVNMAVRSFLDEKFHFTAPHECEGVLVVSYEPRRGSLIDSEIERRKEAIRSRLHLHTTEGLCTEVLYVKAYSDEIVGLESSMNRCGCKVCKFIPLHS; this is encoded by the coding sequence GTGAAGCGTTGCAAGGTTAGGTTCGGGATTAGCCTTGAAAGTGATCTGGCGAGCGACGTTGAAAGGCTCGCTAGCGTTATGGGAACAAACAGGTCTCATATCGTAAACATGGCTGTTAGAAGTTTCCTAGACGAGAAGTTTCACTTCACCGCACCTCATGAATGCGAGGGGGTGCTTGTTGTCAGCTACGAACCTCGACGCGGCAGTCTGATAGATTCTGAGATTGAGCGCAGGAAAGAGGCTATTCGGAGCAGGTTGCACCTCCACACGACTGAGGGTCTGTGCACCGAGGTGCTTTACGTTAAAGCTTACAGCGACGAGATAGTCGGGCTCGAGAGCAGCATGAATAGATGCGGCTGCAAGGTATGCAAGTTCATCCCACTGCACTCGTAA
- a CDS encoding tRNA(Phe) 7-((3-amino-3-carboxypropyl)-4-demethylwyosine(37)-N(4))-methyltransferase: MIHSPDERWLTLRRKALDQLELHKKEGRVDADILWLLDIVNSTESYYTTSSCSGRIQVIAGRHPGEKGRLRVLAKWHRPIAPEELLLVLNATSEENVWFSVHPPIMHIVARDIPSARRLLIAARNSGFKHSGIQGLGKRIVVEIMSMEKLEAPLRLKGSDIVSPEKYPLLVDAANELLLRGKSRLGKLAEAFKEAS; this comes from the coding sequence GTGATCCACTCGCCTGATGAGCGATGGCTCACCCTGCGCCGGAAGGCTCTAGATCAGCTGGAACTCCACAAAAAGGAAGGACGCGTTGACGCCGACATCCTGTGGCTCCTGGACATCGTGAACTCCACGGAGAGTTACTACACTACGAGTAGCTGTAGCGGCCGAATACAGGTAATTGCGGGGCGGCATCCTGGAGAGAAAGGTAGATTGAGGGTACTGGCTAAATGGCACAGGCCCATCGCCCCTGAGGAGCTACTGCTCGTTTTGAACGCTACAAGCGAGGAGAATGTATGGTTCTCAGTCCACCCGCCCATAATGCACATCGTGGCCCGAGACATACCCTCTGCCAGACGACTGCTCATTGCTGCCAGAAACTCCGGTTTTAAGCACAGCGGCATACAGGGCTTAGGTAAAAGAATAGTCGTGGAGATAATGTCTATGGAGAAGCTGGAAGCACCGCTGAGGCTTAAAGGCTCGGACATAGTAAGTCCAGAAAAATACCCCCTGCTCGTCGACGCCGCGAACGAGTTGCTACTACGCGGGAAGAGCAGGCTAGGGAAGCTCGCAGAAGCATTTAAGGAGGCTTCTTAA
- a CDS encoding purine-nucleoside phosphorylase, translated as MGYYHPLSKKPYHILAKPGEIARKVVVAGDPKRVEKAAQLLENPRVVNENRGFLTITGEYKGVQITLAAHGIGAPSAAIVFEELYMLGAREIVRAGTCGSLKKELGVGTIVVIEASAYTYGGTLGSYFPGVSYPACASPELVLALEKAAEKLGVRHARGIALSHDAFHTVEKRAQEWGAMGVDVLEMESATLFALGRFRGFKSGALALVVDNMVTGEELSGGRDELELKMTQVALEALVA; from the coding sequence ATGGGCTACTACCACCCCTTGTCCAAAAAACCCTACCACATCCTAGCAAAGCCGGGCGAGATTGCCCGGAAGGTCGTCGTCGCTGGCGACCCTAAGCGCGTCGAGAAAGCGGCACAGCTGCTGGAGAACCCTCGCGTCGTCAACGAAAACAGAGGATTCCTCACGATCACGGGTGAGTACAAAGGGGTCCAGATCACGCTTGCTGCTCATGGTATCGGTGCGCCTTCCGCGGCTATAGTCTTCGAGGAGCTTTATATGCTCGGTGCTAGGGAGATCGTGAGAGCTGGCACCTGCGGCTCTCTTAAAAAAGAGCTCGGGGTTGGAACAATTGTCGTTATCGAGGCTTCAGCTTATACCTACGGCGGCACGCTGGGATCCTACTTTCCTGGAGTCTCCTACCCTGCTTGCGCGTCACCGGAACTCGTCTTAGCGCTAGAAAAAGCCGCTGAAAAGCTCGGAGTGAGGCATGCACGCGGAATAGCCCTCTCCCACGACGCCTTCCACACCGTGGAGAAGAGAGCGCAAGAGTGGGGCGCTATGGGCGTAGACGTCCTGGAAATGGAGTCCGCGACGCTCTTCGCTCTCGGTAGGTTCAGAGGCTTCAAGTCTGGGGCACTTGCTTTAGTAGTGGACAACATGGTTACTGGTGAGGAGCTTTCCGGAGGCAGAGACGAGCTCGAGCTCAAAATGACTCAAGTAGCTCTAGAGGCGCTCGTGGCGTGA
- a CDS encoding ferredoxin yields the protein MPKFKVTIDRDQCISDMACVSLCPEVFEMNEEDGKSQIVAKYRVGGNPGEGEVPAELEECVKSAAEACPVSIIHVTKVE from the coding sequence ATGCCCAAGTTTAAGGTCACTATCGACAGGGATCAGTGCATCAGCGATATGGCTTGCGTGAGTCTTTGCCCCGAGGTTTTTGAGATGAACGAGGAGGATGGAAAAAGCCAGATCGTAGCTAAGTACAGGGTCGGCGGCAACCCAGGTGAGGGAGAGGTTCCCGCTGAGCTAGAAGAGTGCGTGAAAAGCGCAGCCGAGGCGTGTCCTGTCTCGATAATTCACGTTACGAAAGTCGAGTAG
- the tatC gene encoding twin-arginine translocase subunit TatC: MSELPEKPLMEHVYDLLETIRSILLTIVAFMLALLFLPTPHLLPEQYVPLTFYLMDQIRGIVLTYEDNFVLQPLAKTLGVNSSSVILISHGWFDSLTAAVITSALVGIVVLSPVVAYFIYRFIEPGLYPHEKRVVKRYLVAILLLFVSGVVYGLYVVMPLTFLIALWLAQLGGAAPLFSIQDFYQNIFLGSVAVGVFFMFPIFVLTLSKIGVISYETLRSNWRYVFFLTVALLVVLTPDPTPTSALALGLPFLGLYFLSMWLIKEKREKNK, from the coding sequence ATGTCCGAGCTACCGGAAAAACCCCTCATGGAGCATGTTTACGACCTACTCGAGACCATCAGGAGTATCCTGCTCACCATAGTAGCCTTTATGCTAGCTCTACTCTTTCTACCAACACCACACCTCTTACCGGAGCAGTACGTCCCCCTAACATTCTACCTGATGGACCAGATTAGGGGAATAGTCCTAACGTATGAGGACAACTTCGTGCTTCAACCTCTCGCCAAGACTCTGGGAGTTAACTCATCTAGCGTTATTTTGATTTCCCATGGGTGGTTTGACTCGCTAACAGCGGCAGTAATAACTTCTGCGCTAGTAGGCATCGTCGTTCTAAGCCCGGTTGTAGCCTACTTTATCTACAGGTTCATTGAACCTGGGCTATACCCTCACGAAAAGAGGGTGGTCAAGCGCTACCTTGTAGCGATCCTACTCCTGTTTGTCTCAGGGGTGGTTTACGGTCTCTATGTGGTGATGCCCTTAACCTTCCTTATTGCCCTGTGGTTGGCTCAGCTTGGAGGGGCCGCGCCTCTATTCTCTATCCAGGACTTCTACCAGAACATCTTCCTAGGGTCAGTCGCAGTTGGGGTCTTTTTCATGTTTCCCATCTTCGTGCTCACGCTGAGCAAAATCGGGGTCATCAGCTACGAAACTCTAAGGAGCAACTGGCGCTATGTCTTCTTCCTAACGGTGGCGCTGCTCGTTGTCTTGACACCAGACCCAACACCCACCAGCGCCCTTGCCTTAGGTCTACCTTTTCTGGGGCTCTACTTCCTCTCGATGTGGCTTATAAAAGAAAAGCGAGAGAAAAACAAATAA
- the ileS gene encoding isoleucine--tRNA ligase, with the protein MPVVRQLPQEFNPKRYEVDVLEFWERERVYDLIREASKGREKFYFLDGPPYASSGVPHVGTLWNKVLKDAIIRFYRALGYAVHDQPGYDCHGLPIEVQIEKRLGFKTKKDIEDFGVDRFIGECKRFVLENIESMSRYFWDFGVSMRWEKPYRTMDDDYIEGAWWLVKKAHEKGLLDYGLKVVHWCPRCETTLADYEVTEYTELEDPSIYVKFPLKGDKRRFIVIWTTTPWTLPANVAVMANPDLEYVWVDIGGEEVLVARKRLDKVMEDAGIKEYRVVEAVKGRELEGLEYEHPLLEEVDAQRSLVDVHRIVLSSEFVSAEEGTGLVHSAPGHGEEDFIVAQRYSLPVVVLVDEKGRLTEGAGKYAGLPVREANKVIIEDLDKKGFLLHAGTLKHRYPICWRCKTPLILRGTKQWFIRVTHLKDRMLEEAEKVDWVPGWAGYARFKNWLAGLRDWIISRQRYWGTPAPIWVCEKCGERVVVGSKRELEELAGEIKLPDLHRPWIDQVTLKCPKCGGVMRRVPDVLDVWLDSGVAFYASLGFPRNEERLKALWPVDLIIEGHDQIAGWFFSLLRSGIIAFDQSPYRRVLMHGFALDEQGREMHKSLGNYVEPKQILEYKYGSRDVFRWFVLRNTTWEDLRFSWKGLEEVYSDLNIFWNVYYFASLYMSIDKFDPEEHPIDSLLGRLRVEDLWLLSRFERLVDETRKAYESLNLHRAARLLRDFVVEDLSHWYIRLIRPRVWVEEEEESKITAYATLSYVLERLLRVAAPIIPFTTEKIYLESFRQEGRAPSVHALPWPEVRLEFINEELEKEMEVAREIVERALAIRMRRGVKIRQPLPALYILTDDAQVSKAAKTMEHVITSQVNVKRVVVADSSTVKDFKVLSVEPVYRTIGPVFKSETNIVLDLLAKREAEIATSLVEKGYAEIEHNGRTYRITREMVNVSEGWKAGFDGENLSWGYIVLDLTLSERELAEGFARDVLRRIQFMRKQLGLAVNEYIDVAIYAPKEYAGVLSDFKEYLKTESRSLSLKLTEEDEVEGELVQEWEIGDVRVKIGVRRAAV; encoded by the coding sequence ATGCCTGTAGTTAGGCAGCTACCCCAGGAGTTTAACCCTAAAAGGTACGAAGTAGATGTTCTAGAGTTCTGGGAGAGAGAGCGTGTCTACGACCTGATACGAGAGGCGTCGAAGGGAAGAGAGAAGTTCTACTTCCTGGACGGCCCCCCGTACGCTTCCAGCGGTGTACCCCACGTCGGAACGCTTTGGAACAAAGTGCTGAAGGACGCTATTATAAGGTTCTACAGAGCCCTAGGCTATGCTGTCCACGACCAACCTGGCTACGATTGCCACGGGCTGCCGATAGAGGTTCAGATTGAGAAAAGGCTCGGTTTTAAGACGAAAAAAGACATCGAGGACTTCGGAGTTGACAGATTCATCGGTGAGTGTAAGAGGTTCGTCCTAGAGAACATTGAGTCGATGAGCAGGTACTTCTGGGACTTTGGCGTCTCGATGAGGTGGGAAAAACCGTACAGGACGATGGACGACGACTACATCGAAGGTGCATGGTGGCTCGTGAAGAAAGCTCACGAAAAGGGCTTGCTGGACTACGGGCTGAAGGTCGTTCACTGGTGCCCCCGCTGCGAGACTACGCTTGCCGACTATGAAGTCACGGAGTACACAGAGCTGGAGGATCCATCGATCTACGTAAAGTTCCCGTTGAAGGGAGACAAGAGACGCTTCATAGTCATTTGGACCACAACGCCGTGGACGCTGCCGGCTAACGTTGCTGTAATGGCTAATCCTGACTTAGAGTACGTGTGGGTTGACATCGGCGGGGAGGAGGTCCTCGTGGCGAGGAAGAGGCTCGACAAGGTCATGGAGGATGCTGGCATTAAGGAGTACAGGGTCGTGGAGGCTGTCAAGGGCCGAGAGCTCGAGGGGCTCGAGTACGAGCACCCCCTCTTGGAGGAGGTTGATGCTCAGCGGAGCCTGGTAGATGTCCATAGAATAGTTCTTTCGAGCGAGTTCGTGTCAGCTGAGGAGGGTACAGGGCTTGTACACTCAGCACCGGGTCATGGGGAGGAGGATTTCATAGTTGCTCAAAGGTACTCTTTACCAGTCGTCGTCCTCGTGGACGAGAAGGGGAGATTGACTGAAGGGGCGGGCAAGTACGCAGGCCTGCCGGTACGCGAGGCTAACAAAGTCATCATAGAAGACCTGGATAAGAAGGGGTTCCTGCTGCACGCTGGGACGCTGAAGCACAGGTACCCCATTTGCTGGCGCTGCAAAACCCCCCTTATACTTCGCGGAACGAAGCAGTGGTTCATACGAGTGACTCACCTTAAGGACAGGATGCTAGAGGAGGCGGAGAAAGTGGACTGGGTTCCGGGGTGGGCTGGATACGCAAGGTTCAAGAACTGGCTTGCTGGTCTTCGCGACTGGATTATATCGAGGCAGAGGTACTGGGGGACGCCGGCACCGATATGGGTTTGCGAGAAGTGCGGCGAGAGAGTGGTCGTTGGCTCCAAGAGGGAGCTTGAAGAGCTGGCAGGGGAGATTAAGCTTCCCGACCTGCACAGGCCTTGGATCGACCAAGTTACGCTAAAATGCCCGAAATGCGGGGGGGTCATGAGGCGTGTTCCTGACGTGCTGGACGTGTGGCTTGACTCGGGCGTCGCCTTCTACGCGTCTCTGGGGTTTCCGAGAAACGAGGAGAGGCTTAAAGCTCTCTGGCCTGTGGACCTCATAATAGAGGGGCACGACCAGATAGCCGGATGGTTCTTCTCGCTTCTCAGGAGCGGTATAATAGCATTTGACCAGTCGCCTTATCGCAGAGTGCTGATGCACGGGTTTGCCCTGGATGAGCAGGGGCGGGAGATGCACAAGTCGCTCGGGAACTATGTTGAGCCTAAACAGATCCTCGAATACAAATATGGTAGCAGGGATGTTTTCCGTTGGTTCGTTCTCAGGAACACGACCTGGGAAGACCTGAGGTTCTCGTGGAAGGGGCTGGAGGAGGTGTACTCAGACCTAAACATCTTCTGGAACGTCTACTACTTCGCCAGCCTTTACATGAGCATTGACAAGTTCGACCCAGAAGAGCACCCCATAGATAGCCTGCTAGGAAGGCTCCGTGTTGAGGATCTATGGCTTCTTTCCCGATTTGAAAGGCTCGTAGACGAGACCAGGAAAGCGTATGAGAGCCTGAACCTTCACCGCGCGGCTAGACTCCTCAGAGACTTCGTAGTAGAGGACCTGAGCCACTGGTACATTCGGCTCATTCGCCCGCGTGTTTGGGTCGAAGAGGAGGAGGAGTCTAAGATCACAGCCTACGCGACTCTCAGCTATGTGCTCGAGAGGCTCCTGAGGGTAGCGGCCCCGATCATCCCCTTCACCACAGAGAAAATATACCTTGAATCGTTCAGACAGGAAGGCAGGGCGCCCAGTGTTCATGCGCTTCCATGGCCGGAGGTCCGGCTCGAGTTCATAAACGAAGAGCTGGAGAAAGAGATGGAGGTAGCCCGTGAGATAGTCGAGAGAGCGCTTGCTATAAGGATGCGCAGGGGTGTTAAGATACGGCAACCTCTCCCAGCCCTTTACATACTTACTGACGACGCGCAGGTTTCAAAGGCAGCGAAAACGATGGAGCACGTGATAACCTCTCAAGTGAACGTCAAGAGGGTTGTCGTCGCCGACTCCTCCACCGTTAAAGACTTCAAGGTCTTGAGTGTTGAACCTGTCTACCGCACTATAGGCCCCGTGTTCAAGTCGGAGACAAACATTGTGCTAGACCTCCTTGCTAAAAGAGAAGCCGAGATAGCGACTTCCCTAGTGGAAAAAGGCTATGCCGAGATCGAGCACAACGGCAGGACCTACCGAATCACGCGCGAGATGGTTAACGTAAGTGAGGGCTGGAAAGCGGGGTTCGATGGAGAAAACTTGAGCTGGGGCTATATAGTGCTCGACTTAACGTTGAGTGAGAGAGAGTTAGCGGAGGGATT